From Methylocystis sp. ATCC 49242, one genomic window encodes:
- the groES gene encoding co-chaperone GroES, producing the protein MAFRPLHDRVVVKRLEGEEKTKGGIIIPDTAKEKPQEGKVISVGPGARDESGKLVPLDVKAGDRVLFGKWSGTEVKIDGEDLLIMKESDILGIVD; encoded by the coding sequence ATGGCGTTTCGTCCCCTGCACGACCGGGTCGTGGTCAAGCGTCTCGAAGGCGAGGAAAAGACCAAGGGCGGCATCATCATCCCCGACACCGCCAAGGAAAAGCCGCAGGAAGGCAAAGTGATTTCCGTGGGCCCCGGCGCCCGCGACGAGAGCGGCAAGCTGGTTCCGCTCGATGTGAAGGCCGGCGATCGCGTGCTGTTCGGCAAATGGTCCGGCACCGAGGTCAAGATCGACGGCGAAGACCTGCTCATCATGAAGGAAAGCGACATCCTGGGCATCGTCGACTGA
- a CDS encoding right-handed parallel beta-helix repeat-containing protein: MRRRFPVFVASLLLAPGLAGPVHAASNLVAVSARGVDAAGCGSVACPCRTLQYAHNLVAPGGQLDVMESGEYGALTITKSVNVVYAGTGVALVQPTGAGKNGVQVFAGAADVVRLRGLTIEGGGGGLNGVVFRSGARLEIADSAIRNFTSNGVTLAGANSRFSVIDTVISDNAGFGLRAVPAATNAKGEMDGVQLLENAMGGALLENTSSALTEVVVTKSVAMGNRAVSPGAGFRVAGAGARLTLRETTSKDNRIGVSANNGGVLRVSGSTLVGNDLAAEKQGGVIESFGDNVVRANANDSLATLTPVSNH, translated from the coding sequence ATGCGGCGGCGTTTTCCCGTTTTTGTCGCGAGTCTTCTGCTGGCGCCCGGTCTTGCGGGGCCGGTTCACGCGGCCTCAAATCTCGTTGCGGTGTCTGCGCGCGGCGTCGACGCCGCTGGCTGCGGAAGCGTCGCGTGCCCCTGCCGCACGCTGCAATATGCGCATAATCTCGTCGCGCCCGGCGGCCAGCTCGACGTGATGGAAAGCGGCGAATATGGCGCGCTCACCATCACCAAATCGGTCAATGTCGTCTATGCGGGAACGGGCGTCGCCCTCGTGCAGCCGACGGGCGCGGGCAAGAACGGGGTGCAGGTCTTTGCCGGCGCCGCCGATGTCGTGCGGCTGCGCGGCCTCACCATAGAGGGCGGCGGCGGCGGCCTCAATGGCGTCGTGTTCCGCTCCGGCGCCCGACTCGAGATCGCAGACTCCGCCATACGCAACTTCACGAGCAACGGCGTCACGCTCGCCGGCGCCAACAGCCGTTTCTCGGTCATCGACACCGTCATCTCCGACAACGCCGGTTTTGGCCTGCGCGCCGTTCCCGCCGCGACGAATGCAAAGGGCGAAATGGACGGCGTGCAGCTTCTCGAAAATGCAATGGGCGGCGCCCTTCTGGAGAATACGTCCTCGGCGCTCACCGAGGTCGTGGTCACGAAAAGCGTCGCCATGGGCAATCGCGCGGTCAGTCCCGGCGCGGGCTTTCGCGTCGCCGGCGCCGGCGCGCGTCTGACGCTGCGCGAGACCACGTCGAAGGACAACAGGATCGGCGTTTCGGCCAACAATGGCGGCGTTCTTCGTGTTTCCGGTTCAACGCTCGTCGGCAACGATTTGGCGGCCGAGAAGCAGGGCGGCGTGATCGAAAGTTTCGGCGACAATGTCGTCAGGGCCAACGCCAACGACTCGCTCGCCACGCTGACGCCCGTGAGCAATCACTGA
- a CDS encoding right-handed parallel beta-helix repeat-containing protein, giving the protein MLTRYSCAIAGALGLFASSALAAPILIFVSTRGTDTTGCGTISAPCRSLQVAQDAVATGGYISILDPGDYAPVAFTKSVNVVNESRGAAVVRANAPYTSAIGVIANALAIVRLRGLTIEGSGPNTWGLTLNSGKRLELADSVVRNAGNDGVFMNNRNNPTFVFSSTTIANNGGFGVHAAVSGGYASDLRLVDNSLGAMWLGGASYTSFNAVVIENSSATNAPGGSADGRAGFAAQGAVLVLRGATLRGFPFGVIANSAIIRLSRSTLTGNAVAAKTPGAPMIESSGDNVIRGNTDDALGAFTAAPLH; this is encoded by the coding sequence ATGCTCACGCGATATTCATGCGCCATCGCAGGCGCGCTCGGCCTCTTCGCATCGTCGGCTCTTGCCGCCCCGATCCTGATCTTCGTCTCGACGCGCGGCACGGACACGACCGGCTGCGGGACCATTTCCGCTCCCTGCCGCAGTCTGCAGGTCGCGCAAGACGCCGTCGCAACGGGCGGCTACATCAGCATCCTTGACCCTGGCGACTACGCCCCTGTCGCTTTCACCAAGTCGGTCAATGTCGTGAACGAGAGCCGCGGCGCTGCGGTGGTGCGCGCCAACGCGCCGTACACCAGCGCGATCGGCGTCATCGCCAATGCTCTCGCCATCGTGCGCCTGCGCGGGCTCACGATCGAGGGAAGCGGGCCGAACACCTGGGGACTGACCCTCAACTCGGGCAAACGGCTGGAACTCGCCGACAGCGTCGTGCGAAACGCCGGTAACGACGGGGTGTTCATGAATAACCGCAACAATCCGACCTTCGTGTTTTCCAGTACGACCATCGCCAACAACGGCGGATTTGGGGTCCACGCCGCCGTGTCGGGCGGCTATGCGAGCGACCTGCGGCTGGTCGATAATTCGCTGGGCGCGATGTGGTTGGGGGGCGCGTCCTACACCAGCTTCAACGCAGTCGTCATCGAAAACAGCTCCGCGACGAACGCTCCGGGCGGCTCCGCCGACGGCCGCGCCGGATTTGCCGCCCAGGGCGCCGTTCTGGTCTTGAGAGGTGCCACGCTGCGCGGCTTTCCATTCGGCGTCATCGCCAACTCCGCTATCATTCGTCTGAGCCGCTCGACGCTGACGGGCAACGCCGTCGCCGCGAAGACGCCGGGCGCGCCGATGATCGAGAGTTCCGGCGACAATGTCATTCGGGGCAATACGGACGACGCGCTGGGCGCGTTCACGGCCGCGCCGCTTCACTGA
- a CDS encoding Re/Si-specific NAD(P)(+) transhydrogenase subunit alpha: MRIAVLAETDKAEPRVAATPETVKKFVSMGAEVAVEAGAGAASGFSDADYAAAGAMIGPDAATTLAGADVALRVRRPSAAELAGARQNLAVIAIMDPFGNEAALAELAKTGAIAFAMEFMPRITRAQSMDVLSSQANLAGYRAVIDGAAEYGRSFPMMMTAAGTVPAAKVFIMGVGVAGLQAIATARRMGAIVTATDVRPATKEQVESLGAKFLAVENEEFQQAQTAGGYAKEMSKEYQAAQAELVASHIAKQDVVITTALIPGRPAPRLISAEMVRSMRPGSVIMDLAAERGGNCELTRPGETVVENGVKIVGAANLACSMAPIASNLYAKNLLAFVETMISKETKQLAINWEDELVKATALTRDGAVIDPRFKQA, translated from the coding sequence ATGCGCATAGCCGTATTGGCTGAAACGGATAAAGCCGAGCCGCGCGTCGCGGCGACCCCTGAAACCGTCAAGAAATTCGTCAGTATGGGAGCGGAGGTCGCCGTCGAGGCCGGCGCCGGCGCCGCTTCCGGCTTCTCCGACGCGGATTATGCGGCGGCCGGCGCCATGATTGGCCCCGACGCCGCAACCACGCTCGCGGGCGCCGACGTTGCGCTGCGCGTGCGCCGCCCCTCGGCCGCAGAGCTCGCCGGCGCGAGGCAGAATCTCGCCGTCATCGCGATCATGGACCCCTTCGGCAACGAGGCGGCGCTCGCCGAACTCGCGAAGACCGGGGCCATCGCCTTCGCCATGGAGTTCATGCCGCGCATCACCCGCGCGCAATCCATGGACGTGCTCTCCTCCCAGGCCAATCTCGCCGGCTATCGCGCGGTGATCGACGGGGCGGCGGAATATGGCCGCTCCTTCCCGATGATGATGACGGCGGCGGGCACCGTGCCGGCGGCGAAGGTCTTCATCATGGGCGTCGGCGTCGCGGGCCTGCAGGCGATCGCCACGGCGCGCCGCATGGGGGCGATCGTCACGGCGACCGACGTGCGCCCGGCCACGAAAGAGCAGGTCGAATCGCTCGGCGCGAAATTCCTCGCCGTCGAGAACGAGGAGTTCCAGCAGGCGCAGACCGCGGGTGGCTACGCCAAGGAAATGTCGAAGGAATATCAGGCCGCGCAGGCTGAGCTCGTCGCCTCCCACATCGCCAAGCAGGACGTGGTCATCACGACGGCGCTCATCCCGGGCCGTCCGGCCCCCAGGCTCATATCGGCGGAGATGGTGCGATCCATGCGGCCGGGCTCGGTCATCATGGATCTTGCGGCGGAGCGCGGCGGCAACTGCGAATTGACGCGGCCGGGCGAAACCGTCGTCGAGAATGGCGTGAAGATCGTCGGCGCCGCCAATCTGGCGTGCAGCATGGCGCCCATCGCCTCGAACCTCTACGCCAAGAATCTGCTCGCCTTCGTGGAGACCATGATCTCGAAGGAGACGAAGCAGCTCGCGATCAACTGGGAAGACGAGCTGGTGAAGGCGACCGCGCTCACGCGCGACGGCGCCGTCATCGATCCGCGATTCAAACAGGCCTGA
- a CDS encoding NAD(P) transhydrogenase subunit alpha, with the protein MTDSTQQLLEKARAAAEAARQLADQAQHYSDQIAQTAAAVTSHGLGGGAIDPVVFRLAIFALAVFVGYYVVWSVTPALHTPLMSVTNAISSVIVVGALLSVGVEPASVSDTGAGWARWFGFIALTLACVNIFGGFLVTERMLAMYKKKG; encoded by the coding sequence ATGACCGATTCCACGCAGCAATTGCTCGAAAAGGCGCGGGCCGCGGCGGAGGCCGCCCGTCAGTTGGCCGACCAGGCCCAGCATTATTCCGACCAGATCGCCCAGACGGCGGCGGCGGTGACGTCGCATGGGCTCGGCGGCGGCGCGATCGATCCGGTCGTTTTCCGCCTCGCGATCTTCGCGCTCGCGGTTTTCGTCGGCTATTACGTCGTCTGGTCGGTGACGCCGGCGCTTCATACGCCGCTGATGTCGGTCACGAACGCCATCTCCTCCGTCATCGTGGTCGGCGCGCTGCTCTCCGTCGGCGTCGAGCCCGCGAGCGTCAGCGACACGGGCGCCGGCTGGGCGCGATGGTTCGGCTTCATCGCGCTCACGCTCGCCTGCGTGAACATATTCGGCGGCTTCCTCGTCACCGAGCGCATGCTCGCCATGTACAAGAAGAAGGGCTGA
- a CDS encoding NAD(P)(+) transhydrogenase (Re/Si-specific) subunit beta has product MSANISALLYLVAGVLFILALRGLSSPSTSRDGNRYGMIGMAVAVATTLLLHLPPLAGLVLIVIGAAAGGGVGAYVAQRIPMTAMPELVAFFHSLVGLAAVLVAGSAFFAPHAFGIGAPGQIEGGSLFEMSLGAAIGAITFTGSIIAFLKLSERMSGKPILLPERHTINIMLGVALVGLIALFCGTESGIWLFLLILVSFVLGVTLIIPIGGADMPVVVSMLNSYSGWAAAGIGFTLGNLALIITGALVGSSGAILSYIMCKGMNRSFISVILGGFGGEVAAASGAKETRNVKQGSADDAAYIMQNAGKIIIVPGYGMAVAQAQHALREMADLLKKEGVEISYAIHPVAGRMPGHMNVLLAEANVPYDEVFELEDINSEFGQADVAFVIGANDVTNPAAKTDPSSAIYGMPILDVEKAKTVLFLKRGMGSGYAGVENELFFRPNTMMLFGDAKKTVESIVKALTH; this is encoded by the coding sequence ATGAGCGCCAATATCTCGGCCCTTCTCTATCTCGTCGCCGGTGTGCTGTTCATCCTCGCGCTGCGCGGTCTTTCCTCTCCCTCCACTTCCCGCGATGGCAATCGCTACGGCATGATCGGCATGGCGGTCGCCGTGGCGACGACGCTTCTGCTGCATCTGCCTCCGCTCGCGGGTCTGGTCCTCATCGTCATCGGCGCGGCCGCGGGCGGAGGCGTCGGCGCCTATGTCGCGCAGCGCATCCCCATGACAGCGATGCCGGAGCTCGTGGCCTTCTTCCATTCGCTCGTCGGCCTCGCCGCCGTGCTGGTGGCGGGCAGCGCCTTCTTCGCGCCGCACGCCTTCGGCATCGGCGCGCCGGGCCAGATCGAAGGCGGCAGCCTCTTCGAAATGTCGCTCGGCGCCGCGATCGGCGCGATCACCTTCACGGGTTCGATCATCGCCTTTCTCAAGCTCTCCGAGCGCATGAGCGGCAAGCCGATCCTTCTGCCCGAGCGTCACACGATCAATATCATGCTCGGCGTCGCGCTCGTCGGGCTGATCGCCCTGTTCTGCGGGACGGAGAGCGGGATCTGGCTATTTCTGCTGATCCTCGTCTCTTTCGTGCTGGGCGTCACGCTCATCATCCCGATCGGCGGCGCCGACATGCCGGTCGTCGTGTCGATGCTCAACTCCTATTCGGGCTGGGCTGCGGCGGGCATCGGCTTCACGCTGGGCAATCTCGCGCTGATCATCACCGGCGCGCTGGTCGGCTCCTCGGGCGCGATCCTCTCGTATATCATGTGCAAGGGGATGAACCGCAGCTTCATCTCCGTCATCCTCGGCGGTTTCGGCGGCGAGGTGGCGGCGGCCTCTGGCGCAAAGGAGACGCGCAACGTCAAGCAGGGCTCGGCGGACGACGCCGCCTACATCATGCAGAACGCCGGCAAGATCATCATCGTGCCCGGATACGGCATGGCGGTGGCGCAGGCGCAGCACGCACTGCGCGAGATGGCCGATCTTCTCAAGAAAGAGGGCGTGGAGATCAGCTACGCGATCCATCCGGTCGCGGGCCGCATGCCCGGCCACATGAACGTGCTGCTCGCCGAAGCCAATGTGCCTTACGACGAGGTCTTCGAACTCGAGGACATCAACTCGGAGTTCGGACAGGCGGACGTCGCCTTCGTCATCGGCGCCAATGACGTGACCAATCCGGCGGCGAAGACAGACCCGTCGTCGGCGATCTATGGCATGCCGATCCTCGACGTCGAGAAGGCGAAGACCGTTCTTTTCCTCAAGCGCGGCATGGGCTCTGGCTATGCGGGCGTCGAAAACGAACTGTTCTTCCGCCCCAATACGATGATGCTCTTCGGCGACGCCAAGAAGACCGTCGAGTCGATCGTCAAGGCGCTGACGCACTGA
- a CDS encoding DUF2946 family protein: MSQGRDISDRLRAAIAVVAIWSLMFSVVTSGAVNASAATFVLKNNAAASVGLFACFKRHMTHHADAAGEAAPEKRTSTDRHCPDCCLAAHAGAAVLPERLATVVRPAPAAAPVAYRVATSREPKSVPPPRVNGARAPPA, translated from the coding sequence ATGTCACAGGGGCGCGACATCAGCGACAGACTACGCGCGGCCATCGCGGTCGTAGCAATATGGTCGCTCATGTTCAGCGTTGTGACATCGGGCGCGGTCAACGCCAGCGCGGCGACCTTCGTCCTCAAAAACAACGCCGCCGCCAGCGTCGGCCTTTTTGCGTGCTTCAAGCGTCACATGACGCATCACGCCGACGCGGCGGGCGAAGCGGCTCCCGAAAAACGCACATCAACAGATCGCCATTGTCCGGACTGTTGCCTCGCGGCGCACGCGGGCGCGGCCGTGTTGCCCGAGCGGCTGGCGACAGTCGTGCGGCCCGCGCCGGCGGCGGCGCCCGTCGCCTATCGCGTCGCGACGTCGCGCGAGCCCAAGAGCGTTCCGCCTCCCCGGGTCAACGGCGCGCGCGCGCCGCCCGCCTAA
- a CDS encoding TonB-dependent receptor, translated as MHRQHLLRGVSVCALAFIVLPEWGVGSAAAQQSLPTIDVGAGAPRASTQRRAGAPSQGARGATPAPAAEPSPVLSRWSPTLPDGRPAFVEKWQLPNTVASVTRKQIERTINIVDTEDAVKYMPSLFVRKRNNGDTQAVLQTRTWGVSSSARSLVYADDLLLTALIGNDNTIGAPRWGLVAPEEIERVDFLYGPYSAQYPGNSMGGVLKITTRMPEKLEVTAKETLSVQDFSLWGTSKGLVNNVMSVFAGDRINDFSWTISGNWQRGSQQPLTYVTVNNLYAYPGAYFATNVYGMGPANVIGSAGNLANDQVNGKLKFAYDFSSTIRGTYTLGFWSNDGTSYPENYLVSGYGPYFGAQASSTPPSLSNSTLQTFATQGYYRVQEKMLTNAAAIRSNSGGVFDFELSASNFSYLQSNQISPWSAAIPLGGYTQTGRDTVFTGTYWTLLDLKGVVRPPEGILKGHDISFGLHGDQFHLNNPVWLTTNWTAGQASSLGGAVSIAQGTTRTQALWLQDAFNIYPDLKFTTGLRAEHWAATDGYNQAAGVNNFGTGFTGNPTGWMPIYQPNRASTRFSPKGSLQYTPDNYWTITGSIGMANRFPTARELYSLATIAASGVAANPNPNLRPEVALTKEIAIERKVGPDGSARVTFFDEEVRDAIINQQSFIPGTVQLVQSPTNVQRIRNSGVEVALQKDNVIFKGLEVLGSATWLNARIISNPTWAPNPANFEFPWCTSVAGKTVPNVPDWRGTLALTYRPDDHWAFTLAARYQGRMWRTMANNDRAYGIYQSFDPFFVVDTKIHYKYNDRFSFDFGVDNIGNYKYFLFHPFPQRTFYLAGKYEFGTDKHGSPGVFYTGNESGWPDVASWFQPAAFTID; from the coding sequence ATGCACCGTCAGCATCTCTTGCGCGGCGTCTCCGTCTGCGCGCTCGCGTTCATTGTTCTCCCGGAATGGGGCGTCGGCTCCGCCGCGGCCCAGCAGTCTCTGCCGACGATCGACGTGGGCGCCGGCGCCCCGCGGGCGTCGACCCAACGGCGAGCAGGCGCTCCTTCGCAGGGCGCGCGCGGCGCCACGCCGGCGCCCGCGGCTGAACCCTCCCCCGTCCTTTCGAGATGGTCGCCGACCTTGCCGGACGGCAGGCCGGCGTTCGTCGAGAAATGGCAGCTTCCGAACACGGTCGCGAGCGTCACGCGCAAGCAGATCGAGCGCACCATCAACATCGTCGACACGGAAGACGCGGTGAAATACATGCCGTCGCTCTTCGTGCGCAAACGCAACAACGGCGACACCCAGGCAGTTCTCCAGACCCGCACCTGGGGCGTGAGCTCCTCGGCGCGCAGCCTCGTCTACGCCGACGACCTTTTGCTGACGGCGCTCATCGGCAACGACAACACCATCGGCGCTCCGCGCTGGGGCCTTGTCGCGCCGGAAGAAATCGAACGCGTCGACTTCCTCTACGGCCCCTACTCGGCGCAATATCCCGGCAACTCGATGGGCGGCGTGCTCAAGATCACGACCCGCATGCCGGAGAAGCTGGAAGTCACCGCGAAGGAGACGTTGTCAGTCCAGGATTTCTCGCTGTGGGGAACGTCGAAGGGTCTCGTGAACAATGTCATGAGCGTCTTCGCCGGCGACAGGATCAACGACTTCTCCTGGACGATCTCCGGCAATTGGCAGCGCGGGTCGCAGCAGCCGCTCACCTATGTCACGGTCAATAATCTTTACGCCTATCCGGGCGCCTATTTCGCGACGAACGTCTATGGCATGGGGCCGGCGAACGTCATCGGCTCGGCGGGCAATCTCGCCAATGATCAGGTCAACGGCAAGCTGAAGTTCGCCTATGACTTCAGCTCGACGATTCGCGGCACGTATACGCTCGGATTCTGGTCGAACGACGGGACGTCCTATCCGGAAAACTATCTCGTCTCGGGCTATGGACCCTATTTCGGCGCTCAGGCGTCAAGCACGCCGCCGTCGCTCAGCAACAGCACGCTGCAGACCTTCGCGACCCAGGGCTACTACCGGGTTCAGGAGAAGATGCTGACCAACGCTGCGGCGATCAGGTCGAACAGCGGCGGCGTCTTCGACTTCGAACTGTCGGCCTCGAACTTCTCCTATCTGCAATCCAATCAGATTTCTCCCTGGTCGGCCGCCATCCCGCTCGGCGGTTACACGCAGACGGGCCGCGACACGGTCTTCACAGGCACTTACTGGACGCTTCTGGATCTCAAAGGCGTCGTGCGCCCGCCGGAAGGGATATTGAAGGGCCACGACATCAGCTTCGGTCTCCATGGCGACCAGTTCCACCTCAACAATCCAGTCTGGCTGACGACGAACTGGACAGCCGGCCAGGCCTCGAGCCTTGGCGGCGCGGTTTCCATCGCGCAGGGCACGACGCGGACGCAGGCGCTCTGGCTCCAGGACGCCTTCAACATATATCCGGATCTGAAATTCACGACCGGTCTGCGCGCCGAACACTGGGCAGCCACGGACGGCTACAACCAGGCCGCAGGCGTCAACAACTTCGGCACGGGCTTTACGGGCAATCCAACCGGATGGATGCCCATCTATCAGCCCAACCGCGCGAGCACGCGCTTCTCGCCGAAAGGATCGCTGCAATATACGCCGGATAATTACTGGACGATCACGGGCTCGATTGGCATGGCCAATCGCTTCCCGACGGCGAGGGAGCTCTATAGCCTCGCGACGATCGCTGCGAGCGGCGTTGCCGCCAACCCGAATCCGAATTTGCGGCCCGAGGTCGCGCTCACCAAGGAGATCGCCATCGAGCGCAAGGTCGGCCCGGACGGCTCCGCGCGCGTGACCTTCTTCGACGAGGAAGTCCGCGACGCGATCATCAATCAGCAGAGCTTCATTCCCGGAACGGTGCAACTCGTCCAGTCGCCGACCAATGTCCAGCGAATCCGCAACAGCGGGGTCGAGGTGGCGTTGCAGAAGGACAATGTGATCTTCAAGGGCCTCGAAGTGCTCGGCAGCGCCACCTGGCTCAACGCACGGATCATTTCCAATCCGACCTGGGCGCCAAATCCTGCGAATTTCGAATTCCCGTGGTGCACGTCGGTCGCGGGCAAGACCGTGCCGAACGTGCCCGACTGGCGCGGAACGCTGGCGCTGACCTACCGGCCGGACGATCATTGGGCATTTACGCTCGCAGCCCGCTACCAGGGCCGCATGTGGCGCACCATGGCCAATAACGACCGCGCCTACGGGATCTACCAGTCCTTCGATCCCTTCTTCGTCGTCGACACCAAGATCCACTACAAATACAATGATCGCTTCTCTTTCGACTTCGGCGTCGACAATATCGGCAACTACAAATACTTCCTGTTCCATCCCTTCCCGCAGCGGACGTTCTACCTGGCCGGCAAGTATGAATTCGGGACGGACAAGCACGGCTCGCCGGGCGTCTTCTACACCGGCAATGAGAGCGGATGGCCCGACGTCGCCAGCTGGTTTCAGCCGGCGGCCTTCACGATCGATTGA
- a CDS encoding aa3-type cytochrome c oxidase subunit IV, translated as MASNRGAGADADWAEHEKTYNGFLWLLKFSAAASAITLLALYFFLAR; from the coding sequence ATGGCGAGCAATCGCGGCGCCGGCGCGGACGCGGACTGGGCCGAACATGAAAAGACCTACAACGGCTTCCTCTGGCTCCTGAAGTTCTCAGCGGCGGCCTCAGCGATAACGCTGCTCGCGCTCTACTTCTTCCTCGCGCGCTGA
- a CDS encoding DUF2946 family protein, producing MRRHLFATFLICVALLTQLGAPFAGGLATTGGVFADAIRCEIHSIVAGPTADSSAGRLNGGDTAPPAHDHASCALCQLGVGDAPVETAAAPVRMVRIFGRITIAESAAPVIGFSLNRNAPARAPPARV from the coding sequence ATGCGTCGACATCTGTTCGCAACGTTCCTCATTTGCGTCGCTCTTCTGACGCAGCTTGGCGCGCCTTTTGCCGGCGGTCTGGCGACGACCGGCGGCGTCTTCGCGGACGCGATCCGGTGCGAGATCCACTCGATTGTCGCCGGGCCGACCGCAGATTCGTCGGCCGGGCGCCTCAACGGCGGCGACACGGCGCCGCCGGCACATGATCATGCGTCCTGCGCGCTTTGCCAGCTCGGGGTCGGAGACGCGCCGGTCGAAACGGCGGCCGCGCCCGTGCGCATGGTCCGGATATTCGGGCGGATCACCATTGCGGAGAGCGCGGCGCCCGTCATCGGATTCTCCCTCAATCGCAACGCTCCCGCCCGTGCGCCGCCTGCCCGCGTCTGA
- the groL gene encoding chaperonin GroEL (60 kDa chaperone family; promotes refolding of misfolded polypeptides especially under stressful conditions; forms two stacked rings of heptamers to form a barrel-shaped 14mer; ends can be capped by GroES; misfolded proteins enter the barrel where they are refolded when GroES binds), whose amino-acid sequence MAAKDVRFSTDARDRILRGVEVLANAVKVTLGPKGRNVVIEKSFGAPRITKDGVTVAKEIELSDKFENLGAQLVREVASKQNDIAGDGTTTATVLAASIAKEGAKAVAAGLNPMDLKRGVDLAVEAIVADLKAHSKKVTSNDEIAQVGTISANGDRFIGEEIAKAMQKVGNEGVITVEEAKSLETETDIVEGMQFDRGYLSPYFITNAEKMIAELDDAYLLIHEKKLSTLQPLLPILEAVVQTGKPLVIVAEDIEGEALATLVVNKLRGGLKIAAVKAPGFGDRRKAMLEDIAILTGGQMIAEDLGIKLENVTLPMLGRAKRVRIEKENTTIIDGAGDKKDIEARIAQIKSQIEETTSDYDREKLQERLAKLAGGVAVIRVGGATEVEVKEKKDRVDDALNATRAAVEEGVSPGGGVALLRAIKALDGVKTANGDQKTGVDIVRKAIQAPARQIVDNAGGDGAVVVGKLLEATEYGYGFDAQKGEFGDLMKLGIIDPTKVVRTALQDAASIAGLIITTEATITEAPKKEAPAMPAGGMGGMGGMDF is encoded by the coding sequence ATGGCTGCCAAAGACGTCCGTTTCTCCACCGACGCACGCGACCGCATTCTGCGCGGCGTCGAAGTCCTCGCCAACGCCGTCAAGGTCACGCTCGGTCCGAAGGGCCGCAATGTCGTGATCGAGAAGTCCTTCGGCGCGCCCCGCATCACCAAGGACGGCGTGACCGTCGCCAAGGAAATCGAGCTTTCCGACAAGTTCGAGAATCTCGGCGCCCAGCTCGTCCGTGAAGTCGCCTCCAAGCAGAATGACATCGCCGGCGACGGCACCACCACTGCGACCGTGCTCGCCGCCTCGATCGCCAAGGAAGGCGCCAAGGCCGTGGCCGCCGGCCTCAACCCGATGGATCTGAAGCGTGGCGTCGATCTCGCCGTCGAGGCCATCGTCGCCGACCTCAAGGCCCACTCCAAGAAGGTCACCTCCAACGACGAGATCGCCCAGGTCGGCACCATCTCGGCCAATGGCGACCGCTTCATCGGCGAGGAAATCGCCAAAGCGATGCAGAAGGTCGGCAATGAGGGCGTCATCACGGTCGAGGAGGCCAAGAGCCTCGAGACCGAGACCGACATCGTCGAGGGCATGCAATTCGACCGCGGCTATCTGTCCCCCTACTTCATCACCAACGCCGAGAAGATGATCGCCGAGCTCGACGACGCCTATCTTCTTATCCACGAGAAGAAGCTGTCGACGCTGCAGCCGCTGCTGCCGATCCTCGAGGCGGTCGTCCAGACCGGCAAGCCGCTCGTCATCGTCGCCGAGGACATCGAGGGCGAGGCGCTCGCCACGCTCGTCGTCAACAAGCTGCGTGGCGGCCTCAAGATCGCTGCCGTGAAGGCGCCGGGCTTCGGCGATCGCCGCAAGGCCATGCTCGAAGACATCGCCATCCTCACGGGCGGCCAGATGATCGCCGAGGATCTGGGCATCAAGCTCGAAAACGTGACGCTCCCCATGCTCGGCCGCGCCAAGCGCGTTCGCATCGAGAAGGAGAACACCACGATCATCGACGGCGCCGGCGACAAGAAGGACATCGAGGCCCGCATCGCCCAGATCAAGTCGCAGATCGAGGAGACCACCTCCGACTACGACCGTGAGAAGCTGCAGGAGCGTCTCGCCAAGCTCGCGGGCGGCGTTGCGGTGATCCGCGTCGGCGGCGCGACGGAAGTTGAAGTCAAGGAGAAGAAGGACCGCGTCGACGACGCCCTCAACGCGACCCGCGCGGCCGTTGAAGAAGGCGTGTCGCCCGGCGGCGGCGTTGCGCTGCTGCGCGCCATCAAGGCGCTCGACGGCGTCAAGACCGCCAACGGCGACCAGAAGACGGGCGTCGACATCGTGCGCAAGGCCATCCAGGCTCCGGCGCGCCAGATCGTCGACAACGCCGGCGGCGACGGCGCGGTCGTGGTCGGCAAGCTGCTCGAGGCCACCGAATACGGCTATGGCTTCGACGCCCAGAAGGGCGAGTTCGGCGACCTGATGAAGCTCGGCATCATCGACCCGACCAAGGTCGTGCGCACCGCGCTGCAGGACGCCGCTTCGATCGCCGGCCTGATCATCACCACCGAGGCGACGATCACCGAGGCGCCGAAGAAGGAAGCCCCCGCGATGCCGGCCGGCGGCATGGGCGGCATGGGCGGCATGGACTTCTAA